The Stratiformator vulcanicus genome has a segment encoding these proteins:
- a CDS encoding SMP-30/gluconolactonase/LRE family protein, with product MNQRNLTKRILSMIASFGIVATTAAVAAAQGTANYPVIGNVHRNTPQLDALIDPEAKIEVVASGFDWSEGPVWSPGDGGGLLFSDVPANTIFRWQNRIGVDIYMQPSGFTGVSGKSRESGSNGLAFDAQGRLVLCEHGDRRVSVLTKGGGKMTLTDNFEGKRFNSPNDLVIHSDGAIFFTDPPYGVAQEKRELDFCGVYRLDKDAGLQLLTNEFTRPNGIALSPDERTLYIAQSDPKAALWKAFPLAEDGTLGEGRILRNATEKVPDWPGLPDGLKVDTAGNIWASGPGGVWVMNPDGKLLGRIDTGERISNVGWGDDGSTLYMTSDMYLCRVRTKAKGLVFRGEE from the coding sequence ATGAATCAGCGAAATCTGACCAAGCGAATCCTGAGCATGATCGCCTCATTCGGAATCGTCGCGACGACCGCTGCCGTGGCCGCGGCGCAGGGGACGGCTAACTACCCCGTGATCGGAAACGTTCACCGCAATACTCCGCAGCTAGACGCTCTAATCGATCCGGAGGCCAAAATTGAAGTCGTCGCGTCGGGCTTTGATTGGTCGGAAGGTCCGGTCTGGTCGCCCGGAGATGGTGGCGGCCTCCTGTTTTCCGATGTCCCCGCCAATACGATCTTCCGTTGGCAAAACCGTATCGGGGTGGACATTTACATGCAGCCTTCCGGCTTCACCGGAGTGTCTGGAAAAAGTCGCGAATCGGGCTCTAACGGCCTCGCCTTCGATGCCCAGGGTCGCCTCGTATTGTGTGAACACGGCGACCGCCGCGTCTCGGTTCTCACAAAAGGTGGTGGTAAGATGACCCTTACCGACAACTTCGAGGGCAAGCGTTTTAATAGTCCTAACGACCTCGTGATTCACTCGGATGGTGCGATCTTTTTTACAGACCCACCGTACGGCGTGGCCCAAGAGAAACGGGAACTTGATTTCTGTGGCGTATACCGACTCGATAAGGATGCGGGGCTTCAACTCTTGACGAATGAGTTTACTCGCCCGAACGGTATCGCCCTGTCGCCCGATGAGCGGACGCTGTATATCGCCCAATCTGACCCCAAGGCGGCTTTGTGGAAAGCCTTTCCGCTCGCCGAAGACGGCACTCTCGGTGAGGGACGTATCCTCCGCAACGCGACAGAAAAGGTTCCCGACTGGCCCGGCCTGCCCGACGGTTTGAAGGTCGACACAGCCGGCAACATCTGGGCGAGTGGTCCGGGCGGAGTGTGGGTGATGAATCCGGACGGGAAACTCCTCGGCCGGATCGATACCGGAGAACGAATCTCGAACGTCGGCTGGGGCGACGACGGCTCGACGCTCTATATGACATCGGACATGTATCTGTGCCGAGTTCGTACGAAAGCAAAGGGCCTCGTCTTTCGCGGCGAAGAATAA
- a CDS encoding FG-GAP-like repeat-containing protein, whose amino-acid sequence MKALEKPVRAMCGACHAYPDASLFHRDKWEFEVAIGYEFFDESSDPDIKKLIAPPFADTVGYYVVKSGGWHDIENATPIDSAAAQHFLPEVVPYPSPGPIVGSVSDVNWYPPSGKQSGYFTVCDMWHGRILRVDVKDRKFHSEIIHLAKHPARLRPIGAEGSEEYLVAELGSFLPANRADAKLYKLSRIGSDSTLTRTNIWATHNRVADAAVGDLNADGNVEIAVAEFGWRTEGRVTLLTCDSVGEQWKNTTIDDRYGASDVRLHDLDDDGRLDLIVLISQEHEVIECYRNLGHLTFQRHQLFSADNPAFGLSGLVVTDFDVDGDLDIVFTNGDMLDSGVPSVHHGVRWLRNDGEFQFSTQLIGKLPGAYRAVVGDLDGDGDLDVAASAYIPLGMKNFVSEAPTLFDLLVWFERQADGTFTRHSVYQSHDLGSADIELGDFDLDGDLDIATGQTLFEPKEPSALPERVLNRGMLTVWWNQLKSAEMNTN is encoded by the coding sequence GTGAAGGCGCTTGAAAAACCGGTGCGAGCGATGTGCGGCGCCTGTCATGCTTACCCGGACGCTTCGCTCTTTCACCGAGATAAATGGGAATTCGAGGTTGCGATCGGTTATGAGTTCTTCGACGAATCCTCCGATCCCGACATTAAAAAATTAATCGCACCACCCTTTGCAGACACGGTCGGCTACTACGTCGTTAAATCTGGCGGGTGGCACGACATCGAAAACGCCACCCCGATCGACTCCGCCGCGGCTCAGCATTTTCTTCCGGAGGTAGTGCCATACCCTTCGCCCGGGCCGATCGTCGGCAGCGTGTCCGATGTCAACTGGTATCCTCCGTCCGGCAAGCAATCCGGCTACTTCACTGTCTGCGATATGTGGCACGGTCGCATCCTTCGCGTAGATGTCAAAGATCGCAAATTTCATAGCGAAATAATCCATCTCGCAAAGCATCCCGCTCGTCTCCGCCCGATCGGAGCGGAAGGATCGGAGGAATATTTGGTTGCGGAGCTCGGCAGCTTTCTGCCAGCAAATCGAGCGGACGCCAAACTCTATAAATTAAGCCGAATCGGTTCGGATTCCACGTTAACCCGAACTAATATTTGGGCAACGCACAATCGTGTCGCCGACGCAGCCGTCGGCGACCTGAATGCCGACGGAAATGTAGAAATTGCCGTCGCGGAATTCGGATGGCGAACCGAAGGGCGAGTCACGCTGCTCACCTGCGACTCTGTAGGAGAGCAGTGGAAGAACACCACGATCGACGACCGCTACGGCGCCAGCGACGTTCGGCTGCACGATCTAGACGACGACGGGCGGCTCGATCTGATCGTCTTAATTAGTCAGGAACATGAAGTCATTGAATGTTATCGCAATTTAGGTCATCTAACGTTTCAGCGTCATCAATTATTTTCAGCAGACAACCCGGCATTCGGCTTAAGTGGTCTCGTTGTCACTGACTTCGACGTCGACGGAGATCTCGATATCGTTTTTACGAATGGTGATATGCTGGACAGCGGCGTTCCAAGTGTGCATCACGGCGTCCGTTGGTTGAGAAACGACGGCGAGTTCCAATTTTCGACTCAGTTGATTGGGAAACTACCGGGGGCATATCGCGCGGTGGTAGGCGACTTGGACGGCGACGGAGATCTTGATGTCGCGGCCTCCGCCTATATTCCATTGGGAATGAAGAACTTCGTGTCGGAAGCCCCAACACTTTTTGATTTACTAGTATGGTTCGAGCGACAGGCCGACGGGACGTTCACGCGACACTCGGTATATCAATCTCACGATCTCGGTTCTGCCGACATTGAACTCGGCGATTTTGATCTGGATGGCGATCTCGACATAGCGACCGGCCAGACGCTGTTCGAACCAAAGGAACCATCCGCGCTGCCGGAGCGAGTCCTCAACAGAGGGATGCTCACGGTCTGGTGGAATCAGCTAAAATCTGCAGAAATGAACACGAATTAA